Proteins from one Natrinema salinisoli genomic window:
- the cofG gene encoding 7,8-didemethyl-8-hydroxy-5-deazariboflavin synthase subunit CofG: MFPGASEYGVDVAVDDRAVEDLLQTSPSDVEAPPSLTFSRNVFVPLTTACRYTCTYCTYFDPPGQASLLSLEEVREICRRGADAGCTEALFTFGDDPDERYTEIHDQLAAWGHDSIHTYLREACEVALEEGLLPHANPGDQTREQLATVADVNASMGVMFETTAEVGAHAGPRRKVPGQRLRTLENAGKLDVAFTTGILVGIGEDWRDRAESLLAIRELHERYDHIQEVIIQPVVENERWSDGSPDLATMRQVTAMARAALPEEVSVQVPPNLAPAADLIDCGVDDLGGVSPVTDDHINPDYKWPALRELEEIAASADLPLGERLPVYERFLPPDLRTGAFEGRVADGADGDEREWISPTIRDALEAADSAGERYRAVLRDEATAASR, translated from the coding sequence ATGTTCCCCGGGGCGAGCGAGTACGGTGTGGACGTCGCGGTCGACGATCGGGCCGTCGAGGACCTCCTCCAGACCAGCCCGAGCGACGTCGAGGCACCGCCATCGCTAACCTTTTCGCGCAACGTGTTCGTCCCGCTCACCACGGCCTGTCGCTACACCTGCACCTACTGTACGTACTTCGACCCGCCGGGGCAGGCCTCCCTGCTCTCGCTCGAGGAGGTCCGCGAGATCTGCCGGCGCGGGGCCGACGCGGGCTGTACGGAGGCGCTGTTTACCTTCGGCGACGATCCGGACGAGCGCTACACCGAGATCCACGACCAGCTCGCGGCGTGGGGCCACGACTCGATTCACACCTACCTGCGCGAGGCCTGCGAGGTCGCGCTCGAGGAGGGACTGCTGCCGCACGCGAACCCGGGCGATCAGACCCGCGAGCAGCTGGCGACCGTCGCGGACGTCAACGCCAGCATGGGCGTGATGTTCGAGACGACCGCCGAGGTCGGGGCTCACGCCGGCCCGCGGCGCAAGGTGCCCGGCCAGCGGCTGCGGACGCTCGAGAACGCGGGGAAACTGGACGTGGCCTTCACCACCGGGATTCTGGTCGGCATCGGCGAGGACTGGCGCGACCGCGCCGAGAGCCTGCTCGCGATCCGCGAGCTCCACGAGCGCTACGACCACATTCAGGAGGTGATTATCCAGCCCGTCGTGGAGAACGAACGCTGGTCCGACGGCTCGCCCGATCTCGCGACGATGCGGCAGGTGACCGCGATGGCGCGCGCCGCCTTGCCTGAGGAGGTCTCCGTGCAGGTGCCGCCGAACCTCGCGCCCGCCGCGGACCTGATCGACTGCGGCGTCGACGATCTGGGCGGCGTCTCGCCCGTCACCGACGATCACATCAATCCCGACTACAAGTGGCCCGCGCTGCGCGAACTCGAGGAGATAGCGGCTTCGGCGGACCTGCCGCTCGGAGAGCGGCTCCCGGTCTACGAGCGGTTCCTGCCACCCGACCTGCGAACGGGCGCGTTCGAGGGGAGGGTGGCCGACGGCGCGGACGGCGACGAACGTGAGTGGATCTCGCCGACGATTCGGGACGCGCTCGAGGCGGCCGATTCCGCCGGCGAGCGCTATCGGGCGGTGCTTCGGGACGAGGCGACGGCCGCCTCGCGCTGA
- the solA gene encoding N-methyl-L-tryptophan oxidase, whose protein sequence is MTRDSFDAIVLGVGGMGSAAVSHLAARGVDVLGLERYDIPHGRGSSHGETRIFRLTQPEHPDYVPLARRARELWRELEAEAGVDLLTETGSVHAGPADGDTVADALESCRAHGLPHELLTESELAERFPAFDLPAGHRAVYQPDGGYLDCERAVTTHVNRAHDHGAVVRARERVCGWEPRESGVRVRTDRDVYEAENLVVTAGAWAAGQLEVLADALTPKRRVMIWLQPETPERFAPEAFPVFRADVPDGSFYGFPVHERPGFKFGRTPRLAETVDPDDWRDEPTPEDETLLRRLPENHLRGGAGPTMAMETCLVTESNDGHFYLDTHPDYPHVSIAAGFTGHGFKFCSVVGETLADFVTDGDTDNPIDVHRLAGRT, encoded by the coding sequence ATGACACGTGACTCGTTCGACGCGATCGTGCTCGGCGTCGGCGGCATGGGGAGCGCAGCCGTCTCTCACCTGGCAGCCCGGGGCGTCGACGTCCTCGGCCTCGAGCGCTACGATATCCCCCACGGCCGCGGCTCGTCCCACGGTGAGACGCGAATTTTCCGACTGACACAGCCGGAACACCCCGATTACGTTCCGCTCGCCCGGCGGGCGCGGGAGCTCTGGCGGGAGCTGGAAGCCGAAGCCGGCGTCGACCTCCTCACGGAGACCGGTTCGGTCCACGCCGGCCCCGCCGACGGTGACACCGTCGCGGACGCGCTCGAGTCCTGCCGAGCCCACGGCCTCCCGCACGAACTGCTGACCGAATCGGAACTCGCAGAGCGGTTTCCTGCCTTCGACCTCCCGGCAGGGCACCGGGCCGTCTACCAGCCCGACGGCGGGTACCTCGACTGCGAGCGGGCCGTGACGACGCACGTGAATCGGGCGCACGACCACGGGGCCGTCGTTCGCGCTCGCGAGCGCGTCTGCGGGTGGGAACCCCGGGAATCCGGCGTCCGAGTGCGGACCGATCGGGACGTCTACGAGGCCGAGAATCTCGTCGTCACGGCGGGCGCGTGGGCGGCCGGGCAACTCGAGGTGCTCGCTGATGCCCTCACGCCGAAGCGACGCGTCATGATCTGGCTCCAGCCCGAAACGCCCGAGCGGTTCGCACCCGAAGCCTTCCCCGTGTTCCGCGCCGACGTTCCGGACGGGAGCTTCTACGGCTTCCCCGTCCACGAGCGACCCGGATTCAAGTTCGGTCGGACGCCTCGCCTCGCCGAAACCGTCGATCCGGACGACTGGCGGGATGAGCCGACCCCGGAGGACGAGACGCTACTCCGGCGGCTCCCCGAGAATCACCTCAGGGGCGGTGCAGGGCCGACGATGGCGATGGAAACCTGTCTGGTGACGGAATCGAACGACGGGCACTTCTACCTCGACACGCACCCGGACTACCCGCACGTCTCGATCGCAGCGGGCTTTACCGGCCACGGCTTCAAGTTCTGTAGCGTGGTCGGCGAAACGCTGGCGGACTTCGTGACCGACGGGGACACCGACAATCCGATCGACGTCCACCGGCTGGCCGGTCGTACGTGA
- the cofC gene encoding 2-phospho-L-lactate guanylyltransferase, whose translation MRVVVPFAAETPKTRLESVLTSPERSAFARAMLADVLCAIVETGHEPLVVSTAPLDLETLALPGEVAAAASVTVDDRPLTEAVNARLPGGDAATTPDGPAPVGVVMADLALATPDALDRLLTSTADVAIAPGRGSGTNALLVRHPEFRTDYHGTSYLDHREIAREVGASLETVDSFRLGTDIDEPADLVEVLVHGRERDRAPTVLREFGFDIDRLEGRVEARRSNGSTD comes from the coding sequence ATGCGCGTCGTCGTCCCGTTCGCAGCCGAGACGCCGAAGACTCGCCTCGAGTCAGTTCTCACGTCGCCAGAGCGGTCGGCGTTCGCCCGGGCCATGCTCGCGGACGTGCTGTGTGCGATCGTCGAAACCGGCCACGAACCGCTGGTCGTCTCGACCGCGCCGCTGGACCTCGAGACGCTCGCGCTTCCGGGCGAGGTCGCTGCAGCGGCGTCGGTCACCGTCGACGACCGCCCGCTGACGGAGGCGGTCAACGCGCGACTTCCGGGGGGCGACGCGGCAACGACCCCGGACGGGCCCGCTCCCGTCGGCGTCGTCATGGCCGACCTCGCGCTGGCGACGCCGGACGCGCTCGATCGACTGCTGACGTCGACGGCCGACGTCGCGATCGCGCCGGGACGGGGCAGCGGGACGAACGCCCTGCTCGTCCGCCACCCCGAGTTCCGCACGGATTACCACGGTACCTCCTATCTCGACCACCGCGAGATCGCCCGCGAGGTCGGTGCCAGCCTCGAGACCGTCGACTCGTTCCGACTGGGAACCGACATCGACGAGCCGGCGGATCTCGTCGAAGTACTCGTCCACGGCCGCGAGCGCGACCGCGCGCCGACCGTCCTCCGCGAGTTCGGCTTCGATATCGATCGCCTCGAGGGACGGGTCGAGGCGCGACGATCGAACGGCTCGACCGACTGA
- a CDS encoding tubulin/FtsZ family protein codes for MKLAMIGFGQAGGKIVDRFLDYDDRTGSGIVRAAIAVNSAKADLIGLDNIPQENRVLIGQARVKGHGVGADNELGAEVAEEDIDEVQNAIDQIPTHEVDAFLIVSGMGGGTGSGGAPVLAKHLKRIYTIPVYGLGVLPGTDEGGIYTLNAARSFQTFVREVDNLLVFDNDSWRQTGESVEGGYDQINEEIVRRFGILFGAGEVGDGQEVAESVVDSSEIINTLSGGGVSTVGFASEEVELNSGGGLLSRFTGEDGGADDDLDAANTTNRITSLVRKAALGRLTLPCEIEGTERALLVLSGPPEYLNRKGIERGRKWLEEETGSMEVRGGDFPREEPEVAAAILLSGVTNVPRIKRLQQVAIEAQDNIDDIQQESEENLEELVEDDEDELEPLF; via the coding sequence ATGAAGCTGGCGATGATCGGATTCGGACAGGCCGGTGGCAAAATCGTCGATCGATTCCTCGATTACGACGATCGGACGGGTAGCGGAATCGTCCGCGCGGCGATCGCCGTCAACTCCGCGAAAGCGGACCTCATCGGTCTCGACAACATTCCACAGGAGAATCGCGTACTCATCGGCCAGGCCCGGGTCAAGGGCCACGGCGTGGGTGCTGACAACGAGCTCGGCGCGGAAGTCGCCGAGGAGGACATCGACGAGGTCCAAAACGCCATCGATCAGATCCCGACCCACGAGGTCGACGCCTTCCTGATCGTCTCCGGGATGGGCGGCGGCACCGGGTCGGGCGGCGCACCGGTCCTCGCCAAACACCTCAAGCGGATCTACACGATCCCCGTCTACGGGCTCGGCGTCCTGCCGGGCACGGACGAGGGTGGTATCTACACGCTCAACGCGGCGCGATCCTTCCAGACGTTCGTCCGCGAGGTCGACAACCTGCTCGTCTTCGACAACGACTCCTGGCGACAGACCGGCGAGTCCGTCGAAGGCGGCTACGACCAGATCAACGAGGAGATCGTCCGTCGATTCGGCATCCTCTTCGGTGCCGGCGAGGTCGGCGACGGCCAGGAAGTGGCCGAAAGCGTGGTCGACTCTTCGGAAATCATCAACACGCTCTCCGGCGGTGGTGTCTCCACCGTCGGCTTCGCCTCGGAGGAGGTCGAGCTGAACTCGGGCGGCGGCCTCCTCTCGCGGTTCACCGGCGAAGACGGCGGTGCCGACGACGATCTCGACGCCGCGAACACGACGAACCGCATCACGAGCCTCGTACGCAAGGCCGCCCTCGGCCGCCTCACGCTCCCCTGTGAGATCGAAGGCACCGAGCGCGCGCTACTCGTCCTCTCCGGACCGCCGGAGTACCTCAACCGGAAAGGCATCGAGCGCGGCCGCAAGTGGCTCGAGGAGGAAACGGGCAGCATGGAAGTTCGCGGTGGCGACTTCCCGCGAGAGGAGCCCGAAGTGGCAGCAGCGATCTTGCTCTCGGGCGTGACGAACGTCCCGCGGATCAAGCGCCTCCAGCAGGTCGCCATCGAGGCACAGGACAACATCGACGACATCCAGCAGGAGAGCGAAGAGAACCTCGAGGAACTCGTGGAGGACGACGAAGACGAGCTCGAGCCGCTCTTCTAG
- a CDS encoding complex I NDUFA9 subunit family protein, whose amino-acid sequence MKILVAGGTGFIGTNLCAELAERDHEVTTLSRSPTDSELPDGVESAMGDVSAYDSIAGTVAGHDAIVNLVSLSPLFKPPSGTSHEEVHLGGTENLIRAAEEGDVDRFLQMSALGADPSGPTAYIRAKGKAEAVVRESDLEWTIVRPSVVFGEDGEFVAFTKTLTTPYVTGLPGGGKTRFQPIWVGDLVPMLADALEDESHVGETYELGGPQVATLADITELVYAAEGKDVTVVSIPMGLAKFGLSAAESLPFIPFGLDQARSLEFDNTVSDNDVTVFDRDPDSLTTLGSYLGLEEAASPEEPIGAA is encoded by the coding sequence ATGAAGATCCTCGTCGCCGGCGGGACCGGCTTCATCGGCACGAACCTCTGTGCGGAACTGGCCGAGCGCGATCACGAGGTGACGACCCTGTCGCGCTCCCCGACGGATAGTGAGCTCCCCGATGGCGTCGAGTCCGCGATGGGGGACGTCAGCGCCTACGACTCGATCGCCGGTACCGTGGCGGGCCACGATGCCATCGTCAACCTCGTCTCGCTCTCGCCGCTGTTCAAGCCTCCCAGCGGAACGAGCCACGAGGAGGTCCACCTCGGCGGCACCGAGAACCTCATCCGGGCTGCCGAGGAGGGTGATGTCGACAGATTCCTCCAGATGAGCGCGCTCGGAGCCGATCCGAGCGGTCCAACTGCCTACATTCGCGCCAAGGGCAAGGCGGAGGCGGTCGTTCGGGAGTCGGACCTCGAGTGGACGATCGTCCGTCCGTCCGTCGTCTTCGGCGAGGACGGCGAGTTCGTCGCGTTCACGAAGACCCTGACAACGCCGTACGTGACTGGCTTGCCGGGAGGCGGCAAGACCCGGTTCCAACCCATCTGGGTCGGCGACCTCGTACCGATGCTGGCGGACGCACTCGAGGACGAGTCCCACGTCGGCGAAACGTACGAACTCGGCGGCCCGCAGGTCGCCACGCTCGCGGACATCACGGAACTGGTCTACGCGGCCGAGGGGAAAGACGTCACCGTCGTCTCGATCCCGATGGGACTGGCGAAATTCGGCCTCTCGGCCGCCGAATCGTTGCCGTTTATTCCGTTCGGGCTCGATCAGGCCCGGTCGCTCGAGTTCGACAATACCGTCTCCGACAACGACGTGACCGTCTTCGACCGCGATCCCGACTCGTTGACGACGCTCGGTTCCTATCTCGGACTCGAGGAAGCCGCTTCCCCCGAGGAACCGATCGGAGCGGCCTGA
- the tmk gene encoding dTMP kinase: MLVTLEGLDGSGKTTVWEAVRERYPEATFTREPTNSWYGDAVYRSIEDDDADPLAELFLYTADHADHLSRVIEPALDDDELVISDRYSDSRFAYQGATLEAATGHDIDDPLEYVVDVHRPFSIEPDLTIYLDLDPETAATRAGTTNKFERAEYLESVRENYERLIERDPGRFARVDATQSPDAVLEDVTDVLAEAISDPR, encoded by the coding sequence ATGCTCGTCACGCTCGAGGGACTGGACGGCAGCGGCAAGACGACGGTCTGGGAGGCCGTACGCGAGCGCTATCCCGAGGCAACGTTCACGCGGGAACCGACGAACTCGTGGTACGGCGACGCCGTCTACCGCTCGATCGAGGACGACGACGCCGATCCGCTCGCGGAACTGTTCCTCTACACCGCAGATCACGCCGACCACCTCTCGCGGGTGATCGAACCAGCTCTCGACGATGACGAGCTCGTCATCTCCGACCGGTATTCCGACTCTCGCTTCGCCTATCAGGGCGCGACGCTCGAGGCGGCAACGGGTCACGATATCGACGATCCGCTCGAGTACGTCGTCGACGTCCACCGCCCGTTCTCGATCGAGCCGGACCTGACGATCTACCTCGACCTCGATCCCGAGACCGCGGCTACGCGCGCGGGAACGACGAACAAGTTCGAGCGCGCCGAGTACCTCGAGTCGGTCCGCGAGAACTACGAGCGACTGATCGAGCGCGACCCCGGTCGGTTCGCCCGCGTCGACGCGACGCAATCGCCCGACGCGGTGCTCGAGGACGTGACGGACGTGCTGGCCGAGGCGATATCGGATCCGCGGTGA
- a CDS encoding Lrp/AsnC family transcriptional regulator — translation MVHAFIMVKTAAGKSEGLLAEIDGLESVAEAHIVAGNYDIIAEVDAPEVYDVLQTVSSSVQGLGGVTDTKTYIAMA, via the coding sequence ATGGTCCACGCGTTCATCATGGTGAAGACGGCCGCCGGGAAGTCCGAGGGCCTCCTGGCGGAGATCGACGGCCTCGAGTCGGTCGCCGAGGCCCACATCGTCGCGGGCAACTACGACATCATCGCGGAAGTCGACGCGCCGGAAGTCTACGACGTGCTCCAGACGGTGTCCTCGAGCGTGCAGGGGCTCGGCGGCGTCACGGACACGAAGACGTACATCGCCATGGCGTAA
- a CDS encoding potassium channel family protein — protein MRFVIIGAGRVGLRTARVLRDEGHDVTIVERDEPTLRRARDQEFTVVEGDGSREDVLEEAGVTEADGVGALTGDLNVNFTACMIANHYGCRTVMRIDEAYREGIYRKYAEQVDEIVYPERLGAIGAKNALLGGTIRAIADIAPHLQVVELTITTEAPVNGYSISELQLPADATVLAFGKRDRDLGIPNDDLSLEDGDRLVVLADFDVLSEVRQILVGETATRAAANAGAGSSSAAAELRGDSETDSDSGGVN, from the coding sequence ATGCGGTTCGTGATTATCGGGGCCGGACGGGTCGGTCTGCGTACAGCACGCGTCTTGCGTGACGAAGGCCACGACGTGACGATCGTCGAACGCGACGAGCCGACGCTCAGACGCGCCCGCGATCAGGAGTTTACCGTCGTCGAGGGCGACGGCTCCCGCGAGGACGTTCTCGAGGAAGCCGGCGTCACGGAGGCCGACGGCGTCGGTGCGCTCACCGGCGATCTCAACGTCAATTTCACCGCCTGCATGATCGCCAACCACTACGGCTGTCGGACCGTGATGCGGATCGACGAGGCCTACCGCGAGGGGATCTACCGCAAGTACGCTGAGCAGGTCGATGAGATCGTCTACCCCGAGCGCCTCGGCGCGATCGGCGCCAAAAACGCCCTCCTGGGCGGGACGATCCGTGCGATCGCCGACATCGCCCCGCATCTGCAGGTCGTCGAACTCACGATCACGACCGAGGCCCCGGTCAACGGCTACTCGATCAGCGAACTGCAACTGCCGGCCGACGCGACCGTCCTCGCCTTCGGCAAGCGCGATCGGGACCTCGGGATCCCGAACGACGACCTCTCGCTCGAGGACGGCGACCGACTCGTCGTCCTCGCCGATTTCGACGTCTTGAGCGAGGTGCGACAGATCCTGGTCGGCGAGACGGCGACCCGAGCGGCCGCGAACGCGGGCGCGGGCTCGAGTTCCGCGGCGGCGGAACTGCGGGGAGATTCGGAGACGGATTCCGATTCTGGAGGTGTCAACTAA
- a CDS encoding Lrp/AsnC family transcriptional regulator, whose protein sequence is MVTAFIMIKANTGEADRLKDSIEAIDGVQSAHIVAGDVDLIAKANVESPAAVKEIAATHIQGIEGVEDTQTYIAMD, encoded by the coding sequence ATGGTTACGGCGTTCATCATGATCAAGGCGAACACGGGCGAGGCGGATCGACTCAAAGACAGCATCGAGGCCATCGACGGCGTTCAATCGGCCCACATCGTCGCCGGCGACGTTGACCTCATCGCGAAAGCCAACGTCGAGTCCCCGGCCGCGGTCAAGGAGATCGCGGCGACCCACATCCAGGGCATCGAGGGTGTTGAAGATACGCAGACGTACATCGCGATGGACTAA
- a CDS encoding DUF5813 family protein, translating to MTDLPDPIARELESHDAFAQSDDGFDLTTTVFETTITADDAEGKRDGRFHVTVFLPTLDAAVADEVVATPVEDGWFETLERRLADVFTVAHTGTHDEPIIERDDEEVRVILEYTAWDAGEGVDDAKALIEFVEGTFAQGIIPGYEYRDEAATLLENAQNTGQQAADGDGDGSSGGMPL from the coding sequence ATGACCGACCTGCCAGATCCCATCGCTCGGGAACTCGAGTCCCACGACGCGTTCGCCCAAAGCGACGACGGCTTCGATCTCACGACAACGGTCTTCGAGACGACGATTACGGCCGACGACGCGGAGGGGAAACGAGACGGCCGGTTCCACGTCACCGTCTTCCTCCCGACGCTCGACGCCGCCGTGGCCGACGAAGTCGTCGCGACCCCCGTCGAAGACGGCTGGTTCGAAACCCTCGAGCGACGCCTCGCGGACGTCTTCACCGTCGCGCACACGGGCACCCACGATGAGCCCATCATCGAACGCGACGACGAGGAGGTCCGTGTTATCCTCGAATACACCGCCTGGGACGCCGGCGAAGGCGTCGACGACGCCAAGGCCCTGATCGAGTTCGTCGAAGGTACTTTCGCGCAGGGAATCATCCCCGGCTACGAGTATCGCGACGAAGCGGCGACGCTGCTCGAGAACGCCCAGAACACGGGTCAGCAAGCCGCGGACGGTGACGGCGACGGATCCAGTGGCGGCATGCCGTTATAG
- a CDS encoding DUF7522 family protein, whose translation MPTGLLTSDASEQIVATCRTAIGDSLRSVTYFTRDDYEQVYLREDLERDADLSTFIGHEWRGFKTTQTAYEGSELGAYDYTIRVFENGFLIRVTNDSEGVFVTTDGLTVKDFEEVATALDTFLSSREIS comes from the coding sequence ATGCCGACCGGATTACTCACCTCGGATGCGTCGGAACAGATCGTCGCGACCTGTCGAACGGCGATCGGCGACAGTCTGCGTTCGGTCACCTACTTCACGCGCGACGACTACGAACAGGTCTACCTCCGCGAAGACCTGGAGCGCGACGCCGACCTCTCGACGTTCATCGGCCACGAGTGGCGCGGCTTCAAGACCACGCAGACCGCCTACGAGGGGTCGGAACTCGGTGCGTACGACTACACGATCCGCGTCTTCGAGAACGGGTTTTTGATCCGCGTGACCAACGACAGCGAGGGCGTCTTCGTCACGACTGACGGGTTGACGGTCAAAGACTTCGAAGAAGTCGCAACGGCACTCGATACGTTCCTCAGCAGCCGCGAGATCTCGTAG
- a CDS encoding O-acetylhomoserine aminocarboxypropyltransferase/cysteine synthase family protein, whose translation MSDDPDSEGHRFATNSIHAGQEPDSATGARAPPLYQTTSYEFEDTDHAAALFGLEETGNIYSRIMNPTNAMLEERIATLEGGVGALATSSGMAAFDLATFILAEVGDNIVSSSSLYGGTYTYLTHTVAKRGIETKFVDTLDYEAYAEAIDEDTAFVHLETIGNPALVTPDIERIADIAHDHDVPLFVDNTFATPYLCRPLEHGADLVWNSTTKWIHGAGSTVGGILVDGGSFPWEDGDYPEITEPNPAYHGVNFRETFGDAAFSVVARTRGLRDLGNQQAPFDAWVTLQKLESLPLRMEKHCDNAMAVAEYLDDHQAVEWVNYPGLESHETHDNAQEYLEGGYGGMITFGLEGGYEAAETVCNEVELSSLLANVGDAKTLIIHPASTTHQQLTEEEKLASGVTDDLVRLSVGIEDVDDVIADLDRAIEQV comes from the coding sequence ATGAGCGACGATCCCGACTCAGAAGGGCACCGTTTTGCCACGAACAGCATCCACGCCGGACAGGAACCCGATTCCGCGACGGGAGCTCGCGCGCCGCCCCTGTATCAAACCACGTCCTACGAGTTCGAGGACACCGACCACGCCGCCGCACTGTTCGGCCTCGAGGAGACGGGCAACATCTATTCGCGGATCATGAACCCGACGAACGCGATGCTCGAGGAACGCATCGCGACCCTCGAGGGCGGCGTCGGCGCGCTGGCTACCTCCTCGGGAATGGCCGCGTTCGACCTCGCTACCTTCATCCTCGCGGAGGTAGGCGACAACATCGTCTCCTCGTCGTCGCTGTACGGCGGGACCTACACCTACCTCACACACACCGTCGCGAAGCGCGGTATCGAGACGAAATTCGTCGACACGCTGGACTACGAGGCCTACGCGGAGGCGATCGACGAGGACACCGCCTTCGTCCACCTCGAGACGATCGGCAATCCCGCGCTCGTGACGCCGGACATCGAGCGGATAGCCGACATCGCCCACGACCACGACGTGCCGCTGTTCGTCGATAACACCTTCGCGACGCCGTACCTCTGCCGGCCGCTCGAGCACGGCGCGGACCTCGTCTGGAACTCGACGACCAAGTGGATCCACGGCGCGGGCTCGACGGTCGGCGGCATCCTCGTCGACGGCGGGTCCTTCCCCTGGGAGGACGGCGACTACCCCGAGATCACCGAGCCGAATCCGGCCTACCACGGCGTGAACTTCCGCGAGACCTTCGGCGACGCGGCGTTCTCCGTCGTCGCCCGCACCCGCGGCCTGCGAGATCTGGGCAACCAGCAGGCCCCCTTCGACGCCTGGGTCACCCTGCAGAAACTCGAGTCCCTGCCCCTGCGCATGGAGAAACACTGCGACAACGCGATGGCCGTCGCGGAGTACCTCGACGACCACCAGGCCGTCGAGTGGGTCAACTACCCCGGCCTCGAGAGCCACGAGACCCACGACAACGCTCAGGAGTACCTCGAGGGCGGCTACGGCGGCATGATCACCTTCGGACTCGAGGGCGGGTACGAGGCCGCGGAAACGGTCTGTAACGAGGTCGAGCTCTCGAGTCTGCTCGCGAACGTCGGCGACGCGAAGACGCTGATCATCCACCCCGCGAGCACGACCCACCAGCAGCTCACCGAAGAGGAGAAGCTGGCCAGCGGCGTGACCGACGACCTCGTGCGCCTCTCGGTGGGGATCGAAGACGTCGACGACGTCATCGCGGATCTCGATCGGGCGATCGAACAGGTATAG
- a CDS encoding sodium:calcium antiporter: MFEVVTLLLMATAGTAVVWKGSAWLEDAANKLAVAYGLPAVVQGAVIAAVGSSTPELASVLLATLLHGEFELGVGSIVGSAVFNLLVIPGLAVLVGGGIDTTRELVYKESLFYMLAVASLLLTFSLAVIYNPVETVGGPIRGDVSRPLALFPVALYGLYLFTQYLDAAESDEAADASIALARTWFWFVVGLVFIVVGVEALVRAAIGLGDAFGTPSFLWGMTVVAAGSSLPDTFVSLTAAKADRPTVTLANVLGSNTFDLLVAVPVGVLVAGSLPVNFAHIVPMMGFLVLATIVFFAISRTGMQLSRREAWSLLVLYAAFVCWLLLESLRIVSVLEF; encoded by the coding sequence GTGTTCGAGGTCGTCACGCTGCTCCTCATGGCAACCGCCGGGACCGCGGTCGTCTGGAAAGGGAGCGCCTGGCTCGAGGACGCGGCGAACAAACTCGCGGTCGCGTACGGACTGCCGGCGGTCGTCCAGGGGGCCGTGATCGCCGCCGTCGGATCGAGCACGCCGGAACTCGCGAGCGTCTTGCTCGCGACGCTGTTACACGGGGAGTTCGAACTCGGCGTGGGTTCGATCGTCGGCTCGGCGGTGTTCAACCTCCTCGTGATTCCGGGACTCGCCGTGCTCGTCGGCGGCGGGATCGACACGACGCGCGAACTGGTCTACAAGGAGTCGCTGTTTTACATGCTCGCGGTCGCGTCGTTGCTGTTGACGTTCTCGCTCGCGGTCATCTACAACCCCGTCGAGACCGTCGGCGGACCCATACGAGGAGACGTCTCGAGACCGCTCGCCCTGTTCCCGGTCGCGCTCTACGGGCTCTACCTGTTCACGCAGTACCTCGACGCCGCGGAGTCCGACGAGGCGGCCGACGCGTCGATCGCACTCGCTCGGACGTGGTTCTGGTTCGTCGTCGGGCTGGTGTTCATCGTCGTCGGCGTCGAGGCGCTCGTCCGCGCAGCGATCGGGCTCGGCGACGCCTTCGGAACCCCCTCGTTCCTGTGGGGGATGACCGTCGTGGCTGCCGGCTCGAGCCTGCCGGATACGTTCGTCAGCCTCACGGCTGCGAAGGCCGATCGACCGACGGTCACGCTGGCGAACGTCCTCGGGAGCAACACGTTCGACCTGCTCGTCGCCGTGCCGGTCGGCGTCCTCGTGGCGGGGTCCCTGCCGGTGAACTTCGCCCACATCGTCCCGATGATGGGGTTTCTGGTACTGGCGACCATCGTGTTCTTCGCAATTTCGCGGACCGGAATGCAGCTCTCTCGACGGGAAGCGTGGTCGCTGCTGGTGCTCTACGCGGCGTTCGTCTGTTGGCTCCTGCTGGAGAGTCTGCGCATCGTCAGCGTGCTCGAGTTCTGA